From Jiangella mangrovi:
GGGCGACCGGCTGGCCGCGGGCGACACCATCGGCACCGTCGGCTCGCTGCGCGACTCGCTGCAGGTCACGGCGGGGCATGGCGGCACCATCATCGAGTGGCTCGTCGAAGACGGCGACCCGGTCGCCCCGGGCCAGCCCTTGGTCCGGCTGCATCCTGAGGCGGTGGCGTGAGCATGAGCACAGTCACGATCCAGGTCGCGCGCGAGCCGCGCTCGTCGCGGATCCTCGGCATCGGCGGCTACCGGCCGAGCCGGGTGGTCACCAACGCCGAGATCGTCGACCAGATCGACTCCTCCGACGAGTGGATCCGGACCCGCTCCGGCATCGAGAGCCGCCGCTGGGCGAACGACGAGGAGACCGTCGTCGCCATGAGCCTGGCCGCCGCGCAGAAGGCGCTGGCCGACGCCGGCATCCAGCCCGAGCAGGTCGACTGCGTCATCGTCTCGACGGTCACGCACCTGTACCAGACGCCGTCGGCCGCGGCCGAGATCGCGCACAAGCTGGGCACCAACCGGGCCGCCGCGTTCGACGTCTCCGCCGCGTGCGCCGGGTTCTGCTACGGCCTGTCGCTCGCGTCGGACATGGTCCGCGTGGGCACCGCCCGCCACGTCGTCGTCATCGGCGTCGAGCGGCTCTCCGACCTCACCGACAAGACCGACCGGTCGACGGCGTTCCTGTTCGCCGACGGCGCCGGCGCGGCCGTCGTGGGGCCCGCCGCCGGACCGGACGAGGCCGGCATCGGCCCCGTCGTCTGGGGCTCCGACGGCGAGCACCTCGACCTCATCAAGCAGAAGGAAGACTGGCGCGACGCCCTGTTCAGCGAGACCGGCCCGGCCATGCCGCACCTGGTCATGGAGGGCAACCCGGTCTTCCGCTGGGCGTCGTACGAGATGGCGAAGGTCGCGCAGGAGGCCCTCACGGCCGCCGGCGTCACCGTCGACGACCTCGACGTCTTCGTGCCGCACCAGGCGAACATGCGCATCACCGACGCCATGGCCCGCCAGCTCAAGCTGCCCGAGCGGGTGGCCATCGGCCGCGACATCGCCACGCAGGGCAACACGTCGGCGGCCTCCATCCCGCTGGCCATCGAGCGCATGCTCGAGACGGGCCAGGCACAGAGCGGCGACCTCGCCCTCATCATCGGCTTCGGCGCCGGGCTGGTGTACGCCGGCCAGGTGATCCGGATCCCCTGACGTAGCGCCACGTGCCCATCCGACGACGTGTGGGCACCTACGATCGTCACCGACCACGATCGGTCACGCGCATCATCACAACCCAACGAGGAGAACGACAGACATGGCCAGCACCGAGGAGATCCGCGAGGGTCTTGCCGAGATCGTCAATGAGATCACCGGCGTTCCCGCCGAGGACGTCCAGCTCGGCAAGTCCTTCACCGACGACCTCGACATCGACTCCCTGTCGATGGTCGAGGTGGTCGTCGCCGCCGAGGAGAAGTTCGGCGTGAAGATCCCCGACGAGGAGGTCAAGAACCTGGCCACCGTCGGCGACGCCGTCACCTTCATCGAGAAGGCAGGGTCCTGATCTCATGGCAC
This genomic window contains:
- a CDS encoding beta-ketoacyl-ACP synthase III, which encodes MSTVTIQVAREPRSSRILGIGGYRPSRVVTNAEIVDQIDSSDEWIRTRSGIESRRWANDEETVVAMSLAAAQKALADAGIQPEQVDCVIVSTVTHLYQTPSAAAEIAHKLGTNRAAAFDVSAACAGFCYGLSLASDMVRVGTARHVVVIGVERLSDLTDKTDRSTAFLFADGAGAAVVGPAAGPDEAGIGPVVWGSDGEHLDLIKQKEDWRDALFSETGPAMPHLVMEGNPVFRWASYEMAKVAQEALTAAGVTVDDLDVFVPHQANMRITDAMARQLKLPERVAIGRDIATQGNTSAASIPLAIERMLETGQAQSGDLALIIGFGAGLVYAGQVIRIP
- a CDS encoding acyl carrier protein → MASTEEIREGLAEIVNEITGVPAEDVQLGKSFTDDLDIDSLSMVEVVVAAEEKFGVKIPDEEVKNLATVGDAVTFIEKAGS